A genomic region of Candidatus Bathyarchaeota archaeon contains the following coding sequences:
- a CDS encoding CoA transferase, translating to MGMLDDITILDFSHVYFGPYTTLILADMGANVLKIEPPWGEIARLYPPLFGGISSVFLYFNRNKKGMTLNLKDPKAKEIALELAERCDVVVENFKRGTMNKLGLGYEEIKKVKPDIIYASLSGFGLDGPYSNRTSFAPIASSMSGWYRLNGDLNDPEGPPARSAEWHGDLDPALFGTIAILGAIRHHDKTGEGQVIDVSQLDSMIAQTGVSVTRYTMSGEFPWQASKKYMGLSTFGMFQAIDGYVYIAADPYMVPRLAKGMDVEKLEKTEELIKWCSARNVMEIVETLAAESIPVAPVYRIDQMLEDPHVKARGIITEIEHPTAGKVRSPGFPVKLSKSPATVRMPAPQLGEHNEEVLTELLGYTKGQITELKKAGVLG from the coding sequence ATGGGTATGTTAGACGATATTACGATCCTAGATTTCAGCCACGTCTATTTCGGCCCATACACCACGCTTATACTAGCCGATATGGGAGCGAACGTTCTCAAGATTGAGCCTCCATGGGGCGAGATTGCGAGGCTTTACCCGCCCCTCTTTGGTGGGATAAGCAGCGTGTTTCTTTACTTCAACAGGAACAAGAAAGGAATGACCCTCAACCTCAAAGATCCCAAGGCGAAGGAGATCGCCCTAGAGCTCGCCGAGAGGTGTGACGTCGTAGTAGAGAACTTTAAGAGGGGGACCATGAACAAACTCGGGTTGGGATACGAGGAAATAAAGAAAGTAAAGCCGGACATAATCTATGCCTCTCTCAGTGGGTTCGGCCTCGATGGCCCATATAGCAATAGGACGAGTTTCGCCCCTATTGCCTCTTCTATGTCCGGCTGGTATCGCCTTAACGGGGATCTCAATGACCCCGAAGGGCCCCCTGCCCGATCTGCGGAGTGGCACGGAGATCTAGACCCGGCCCTCTTCGGGACCATAGCGATCCTTGGGGCCATCCGCCACCATGACAAGACAGGTGAGGGACAGGTCATAGACGTCTCCCAGCTGGACAGCATGATAGCTCAGACAGGTGTTTCTGTTACCAGATACACGATGAGTGGTGAGTTTCCCTGGCAGGCCAGCAAAAAGTATATGGGGCTTAGTACGTTCGGGATGTTCCAAGCTATTGATGGATATGTCTACATAGCCGCTGACCCATACATGGTCCCCCGACTCGCCAAAGGTATGGACGTAGAAAAGCTGGAGAAAACCGAGGAGCTCATTAAGTGGTGCTCCGCCCGGAACGTGATGGAAATCGTAGAGACTCTTGCAGCAGAGTCTATTCCCGTCGCTCCCGTATATAGGATCGACCAGATGCTTGAGGATCCTCACGTAAAGGCAAGAGGGATCATCACTGAGATAGAGCATCCAACTGCGGGAAAAGTGAGGAGTCCTGGGTTCCCGGTGAAGCTTAGTAAAAGTCCAGCCACCGTTCGGATGCCTGCACCCCAACTGGGGGAGCACAACGAAGAGGTTCTCACGGAGCTCCTCGGCTACACAAAGGGCCAGATAACGGAGTTAAAAAAAGCCGGAGTTCTAGGTTGA
- a CDS encoding NAD(+)/NADH kinase yields the protein MKAGVISRLNDRKALKIAQDIAQYLMNNGVDVELETETALSMENPGGHTDLGEMSPDFMVTVGGDGTILRTVMQMQEPGTPILGVNKGSRGFLTEVHPNYVNDALDRVLTEDYEIERCIKLSSRHLETGKVFPDSLNEVLLASSMPSKAIDVQIKVNGEPLIDIQSDGVMASTPVGSTAYNLSAGGSILHPEINSIILTAISPYSYFRSIVIPHRDIITLELLKPRSEGMVIIDGRDFTATKPPTTIKVQLSEHVARFIRFKPFYERLERRLVFKESK from the coding sequence ATGAAAGCGGGTGTGATCTCGAGGCTCAATGATCGAAAGGCTCTGAAAATTGCACAGGATATTGCCCAGTATCTTATGAACAATGGGGTTGACGTGGAGTTGGAGACCGAGACTGCTCTTAGTATGGAAAACCCGGGGGGGCATACAGACCTCGGGGAGATGTCCCCCGATTTCATGGTCACCGTGGGAGGGGATGGCACAATACTGCGAACTGTAATGCAGATGCAGGAACCAGGTACCCCTATCCTCGGGGTAAACAAGGGTAGCCGGGGTTTTCTCACAGAAGTCCATCCAAATTATGTAAACGATGCGTTGGATAGAGTTCTGACGGAGGACTATGAAATTGAGAGATGCATCAAGCTATCTTCTAGACATCTAGAAACGGGAAAGGTCTTCCCTGACAGCCTTAACGAGGTACTATTGGCATCCTCGATGCCTTCAAAGGCTATCGATGTTCAAATCAAGGTCAATGGAGAGCCTTTGATTGACATTCAATCTGACGGAGTCATGGCCTCGACGCCGGTAGGGTCTACTGCTTACAATCTCTCAGCTGGGGGATCTATCCTTCATCCAGAGATTAATAGTATTATACTCACTGCTATTAGTCCGTACAGCTATTTCAGGAGCATTGTAATACCGCATAGGGACATCATCACTCTGGAACTTTTGAAACCCAGATCAGAGGGGATGGTGATCATCGATGGGAGAGATTTTACAGCGACAAAACCCCCTACAACGATAAAAGTGCAGCTAAGTGAGCACGTGGCTAGATTCATCAGATTCAAGCCTTTCTACGAGAGGCTTGAGAGACGCCTTGTTTTCAAGGAGTCAAAGTAA
- a CDS encoding cell division protein SepF, with amino-acid sequence MRGVIEKIIGRTDGRAEALSEIYVKAIPLKSYEDVDIIKSEVRAGNIVITNLSPLAKNNIEDVKRAINELNEYASSISGDIARLGEERVLLTPKTVKIWRA; translated from the coding sequence ATGAGAGGCGTCATTGAGAAGATAATAGGCAGAACCGATGGAAGAGCGGAGGCCCTTAGCGAAATATATGTCAAGGCTATACCGTTGAAATCGTATGAGGACGTTGACATTATTAAGTCTGAGGTGAGGGCCGGAAATATCGTTATCACCAATCTTTCCCCCCTAGCTAAGAACAACATCGAGGACGTTAAGAGAGCAATAAATGAACTCAACGAGTACGCCTCTAGTATTAGCGGTGACATCGCTCGCCTTGGCGAAGAAAGAGTCCTACTAACACCCAAGACCGTTAAGATCTGGCGGGCATAA
- a CDS encoding ABC transporter permease, translating into MGSLWSLVLKEIKELIRDPKILIGVILMPLIIFPLMGSAINISTTSVQRALITASFAIYNEDDGVTTTALLDYLHRNNTVLTIDANGIKDALRKYQETNATTLLWIKEGYSKNVSQGLRGELKVYANLRSLSIAETSSTDAIGGLINYYAYFLSISNINNLLEQAGEMREARVVRSPISVDYQSIIKGNVINVAPSQIISVIMSQSVMLPVMVMVMLMFSIQMAATSIAIEKEQKTLETLMTLPVSRLTILSGKLAGSIVVAVAGAIAYMIGFGYYMTSAFSFTSELTTMSTQDLSIGLEPLGTMLLGVNMFVTLVSGLALAISLATFTDNVRSAQSLTGFLTIPIMLPAIILMFSDLSMLPKAIQMILLMIPYTHSIIASKAAFIGNYTLVLRSIGYITAFTLVVLYIAARIFSTERIITARFTSFEIKKLLGKRSK; encoded by the coding sequence TTGGGTAGCTTATGGAGCTTAGTCCTGAAGGAGATCAAGGAGCTTATAAGGGATCCCAAGATCCTCATCGGAGTCATACTTATGCCCCTCATCATTTTCCCCTTGATGGGCTCCGCAATAAATATCTCTACCACTTCAGTCCAGAGGGCGTTGATCACAGCATCATTTGCCATTTACAACGAAGATGATGGGGTAACCACAACTGCTCTTCTCGACTATCTCCACAGAAACAACACCGTTCTCACGATCGATGCAAATGGAATCAAGGACGCTCTCCGAAAATACCAGGAAACTAACGCTACCACGCTCTTATGGATCAAGGAAGGTTATTCAAAAAACGTCTCCCAAGGTTTAAGAGGAGAGTTGAAGGTGTACGCTAACCTGAGGAGCCTTTCTATTGCAGAAACAAGCTCAACGGACGCTATTGGGGGACTCATCAACTATTACGCCTACTTCCTTTCCATCTCAAATATCAATAACCTTTTGGAACAAGCGGGTGAGATGAGGGAAGCGAGGGTTGTCAGGAGTCCCATTAGCGTCGACTATCAATCAATAATCAAAGGGAACGTCATAAATGTAGCTCCCTCTCAGATCATCTCTGTCATAATGTCCCAGAGCGTGATGCTCCCTGTTATGGTAATGGTTATGCTCATGTTTTCGATCCAGATGGCAGCAACGAGCATCGCTATCGAAAAGGAACAAAAGACCCTGGAGACACTTATGACTCTTCCAGTTAGCCGCCTTACTATTCTCAGTGGAAAGCTCGCTGGCAGCATCGTAGTCGCCGTCGCTGGGGCCATCGCATACATGATTGGCTTCGGCTACTACATGACATCGGCCTTCAGCTTCACCTCAGAGCTCACTACTATGTCTACCCAAGACCTCTCAATCGGCCTCGAGCCACTGGGAACTATGCTCCTGGGAGTCAATATGTTTGTGACCCTCGTTTCCGGCCTTGCCCTCGCGATAAGCCTGGCTACCTTCACCGACAACGTCAGGAGCGCTCAGAGTCTCACTGGATTCCTTACTATACCCATTATGCTCCCCGCGATCATCCTTATGTTCAGCGACCTCTCGATGCTCCCCAAGGCAATACAGATGATCCTTTTAATGATTCCATACACCCATAGCATCATCGCTTCAAAGGCAGCCTTCATAGGGAACTATACCCTCGTTCTTAGGAGCATAGGGTACATTACGGCGTTCACCCTCGTTGTTCTATATATTGCTGCTAGGATCTTTTCCACTGAAAGGATCATCACTGCAAGATTTACCTCCTTTGAAATCAAGAAACTCCTAGGAAAAAGATCCAAATAG
- the pcm gene encoding protein-L-isoaspartate O-methyltransferase, which yields MMMSELRDQMIERHIRAGYIKSDSMAEAIRLIPREEFMHSIYVDHAYVDQPFPLPGDGKQTISAPYMYPIFYEPLTLVEGNRVLEVGAGSGYGAAIARELVGSSGLVVSIEINQTTFDFARENLGRTGYDDVVLVHGDGSLGYPAEALYDAICITAACPAIPLPLIEQLNAPGKIMAPVGGPHSVSGQDLILLEKKDDGIIEKRILMKVSYVPLTGKYGYVVRPWG from the coding sequence ATGATGATGTCCGAGCTGCGAGATCAAATGATCGAGAGACACATCAGGGCCGGGTACATTAAATCGGACTCTATGGCCGAAGCTATTAGGCTGATACCTCGGGAGGAATTTATGCATTCCATCTATGTAGATCACGCCTATGTGGATCAGCCCTTCCCCCTTCCGGGGGATGGAAAACAGACCATATCCGCTCCATATATGTATCCAATTTTTTATGAGCCCCTTACTCTCGTAGAGGGGAACCGGGTTCTCGAGGTGGGGGCTGGCTCAGGATATGGGGCTGCCATAGCCCGGGAGCTTGTTGGATCGAGTGGTCTAGTAGTTTCTATTGAGATCAACCAAACAACCTTTGACTTCGCGAGGGAGAATCTAGGCAGGACTGGATACGACGATGTGGTGCTGGTACACGGAGACGGATCTTTAGGTTATCCAGCAGAAGCCCTTTATGACGCCATCTGCATCACGGCGGCCTGCCCAGCGATCCCCTTACCCCTCATTGAGCAGTTAAATGCCCCAGGTAAGATCATGGCTCCTGTTGGTGGTCCTCATAGTGTTTCAGGGCAAGATCTTATTCTCCTTGAAAAAAAAGATGATGGAATTATCGAAAAAAGGATTTTGATGAAGGTTTCATATGTTCCCCTAACCGGAAAATATGGCTATGTAGTAAGACCTTGGGGTTGA
- a CDS encoding HAD-IA family hydrolase, producing MNTIKGIIFDLDGTLINTSINFTVMKERMINFLEENGIPKDILTPKQTTVVIIATSEKILRENGKQQVDIDLVRQTLEEIMNQGELDAVQDISEIDGVQNALQNFRESGYKLAVLTRSHHAYAVEALTKIGAYDLFDVILGRGETPKPKPYREALEHTATLLNLNLNEIIFIGDNHIDANSAANAEVFFIGVKTGRHGDFSWDGCFPQVLLESVIDLPAYLRGKK from the coding sequence ATGAACACCATAAAGGGAATAATCTTTGACCTTGATGGCACACTGATTAATACCTCAATAAATTTCACTGTAATGAAAGAGCGGATGATCAATTTCCTCGAGGAGAACGGAATTCCAAAAGATATCCTCACCCCTAAACAGACTACAGTCGTGATAATTGCGACCTCCGAGAAAATTCTACGAGAAAATGGTAAACAACAGGTTGATATCGACTTAGTGAGACAGACTCTAGAAGAGATAATGAATCAGGGAGAGCTTGATGCTGTCCAAGACATCTCTGAGATAGATGGAGTACAGAATGCCCTCCAAAACTTTAGAGAATCAGGCTACAAGCTAGCAGTCCTCACAAGGAGCCACCATGCCTACGCTGTAGAAGCCCTAACAAAAATCGGCGCCTATGACCTATTTGATGTAATCCTTGGAAGGGGTGAGACTCCCAAGCCTAAACCATACCGTGAAGCTCTGGAACATACGGCAACCTTACTTAACCTGAATCTGAATGAGATCATCTTCATTGGCGATAATCATATAGATGCTAATAGCGCGGCGAACGCTGAGGTTTTTTTCATAGGGGTCAAGACCGGGCGACATGGGGACTTTTCGTGGGACGGGTGTTTCCCCCAAGTTCTCCTGGAAAGCGTTATAGATCTGCCTGCTTACCTTCGAGGAAAAAAATAG
- a CDS encoding UPF0147 family protein, whose product MPDNKEVYKQKLSQAMAVLNRVSEDNTTPRNIRRTAKKANDLLLDESLSPAARAANAIDLLDQISQDPNMPMYTRTRIWNAISVLEGIRD is encoded by the coding sequence TTGCCAGATAATAAAGAAGTTTACAAACAGAAACTGAGCCAAGCTATGGCCGTATTGAATCGTGTCTCCGAGGACAACACTACTCCGAGAAATATCCGGAGGACAGCGAAAAAGGCAAATGACTTGCTACTGGATGAGAGTCTAAGCCCGGCTGCAAGAGCGGCAAACGCCATTGACCTCCTGGATCAGATTTCTCAGGACCCAAATATGCCCATGTATACTAGGACCCGGATCTGGAATGCCATAAGCGTTCTAGAAGGTATCCGAGACTAG
- a CDS encoding ABC transporter ATP-binding protein, whose amino-acid sequence MWNAIEINNLTKTFGEIVALEGISFTVREREIYGLIGPNGAGKTTTLRILSTLIKPSSGSATIFGNEVVKSAEKVRGIISYLPEEAGAYQNLSGYEYLSFMAGFYADGKESADEMLQEAELVSGLSERLDDRIKGYSRGMKRRLLLSRALMVKPKLLILDEPTSGLDVVHAFHVRQVIKEYAANKGVTILLSSHNMLEVEYLCHSVALINEGKIIAEGSPDELNQKFSADNLEQVFMEIAKLG is encoded by the coding sequence ATGTGGAACGCCATCGAGATAAACAACCTTACAAAGACATTTGGTGAAATCGTAGCCCTCGAAGGCATCAGCTTTACAGTTAGAGAAAGGGAGATTTATGGTCTCATTGGGCCAAACGGAGCAGGAAAAACAACCACCCTCAGAATCCTCAGCACCCTCATAAAGCCATCCTCTGGGTCAGCTACAATCTTCGGGAATGAGGTCGTGAAAAGCGCCGAGAAGGTCAGGGGGATCATAAGCTATCTCCCTGAGGAAGCAGGAGCATATCAAAACCTCTCGGGGTATGAATACCTCAGTTTCATGGCAGGGTTTTATGCTGATGGCAAGGAATCAGCGGACGAGATGCTTCAAGAGGCCGAGCTTGTTTCTGGCCTCAGTGAACGCCTCGACGACCGGATCAAAGGTTACAGTAGAGGGATGAAACGCAGACTGCTCCTTTCCAGGGCATTGATGGTCAAGCCAAAGTTGCTAATCCTCGACGAGCCTACCTCAGGGCTGGATGTAGTCCACGCTTTCCACGTACGTCAGGTGATCAAAGAATACGCGGCCAACAAAGGAGTCACGATCCTTCTCTCCAGTCACAATATGCTTGAGGTCGAGTACTTGTGTCACAGTGTCGCTCTAATCAACGAGGGGAAGATAATCGCCGAAGGGAGTCCCGACGAGTTAAACCAGAAGTTTTCAGCGGATAATTTAGAGCAGGTCTTCATGGAGATAGCAAAGCTTGGGTAG
- a CDS encoding dihydroorotase family protein has product MLDGKIHTKGGFFKGNLIIDGGKIQSLTHGALQPDASLVVDAKGKLVLPGMIDMHVHFRDPGFTNREDFESGTSSAAAGGVTTVADMPNTVPSVVSVEAIRKKVEIANRKALVDYAFIGGAGALDSETLLAMAEEGIVGYKSFMTARFKELAATDYQMLNNFTTIAETGLPCLIHAENQDIVAQGIEKAKALGRLDPIAHAEFRPAVAEDEATTRTILLAKESGVHLHICHMSSRGAVESLALAQNKGQNVTGETSANYLLLNIKAMKEIGPYAKMDPPLRGPNDQEALWRGLNSGVIDVLASDHAPYPKEEKEKGWENIFEAPSGGTGIQTHLSLMLDSVNKGKTTLNRLVQTFAENPARLMGLYPRKGAIIPGADADLIVVDLNAEFKIKGDDLYSKQKVTSFEGYKGKGIPVTTIVRGEIIMEEGSIIGRPGYGKYQRPKHPRSGRE; this is encoded by the coding sequence ATATTAGATGGTAAAATTCACACTAAAGGTGGATTTTTCAAAGGGAACCTCATCATTGACGGAGGCAAGATCCAATCCCTGACTCATGGAGCCTTGCAGCCGGATGCATCTCTAGTCGTTGACGCCAAGGGTAAGCTTGTCCTACCCGGAATGATCGACATGCATGTCCATTTCAGGGATCCGGGATTCACAAACCGAGAGGATTTCGAGTCTGGCACCAGCTCTGCAGCCGCAGGGGGCGTAACCACAGTTGCCGATATGCCCAATACTGTCCCCTCAGTGGTCTCGGTAGAGGCAATCAGGAAAAAAGTCGAAATCGCTAATAGAAAGGCTCTAGTAGATTATGCATTCATCGGAGGAGCTGGAGCGCTTGACTCCGAGACCCTACTAGCTATGGCGGAGGAGGGGATTGTAGGATATAAAAGCTTCATGACCGCCCGGTTCAAGGAGCTCGCGGCCACAGACTATCAGATGCTCAACAACTTTACGACCATCGCTGAGACAGGTCTCCCCTGTCTCATCCACGCCGAAAACCAAGACATCGTGGCTCAGGGTATAGAGAAGGCGAAGGCACTTGGACGTTTAGACCCAATTGCTCACGCAGAATTCAGACCCGCAGTAGCCGAGGATGAAGCTACGACTAGAACCATCCTCCTGGCAAAAGAGTCAGGGGTCCATCTCCACATTTGCCACATGTCTTCCAGGGGAGCCGTAGAGTCACTTGCCCTGGCACAGAACAAGGGGCAGAATGTAACGGGGGAGACCTCAGCCAACTATCTCCTCCTTAACATCAAAGCCATGAAGGAGATCGGGCCCTACGCCAAGATGGACCCACCGCTCAGGGGGCCCAATGATCAGGAGGCCCTTTGGAGAGGTCTCAATTCTGGTGTAATAGACGTTTTGGCCAGCGACCACGCCCCCTACCCAAAGGAGGAAAAGGAAAAAGGATGGGAGAATATTTTTGAAGCCCCCTCTGGGGGTACGGGGATCCAGACCCATCTCTCCCTTATGCTTGACTCGGTGAACAAAGGGAAAACCACGCTGAATAGGCTCGTCCAAACCTTTGCAGAAAATCCAGCAAGGTTAATGGGCCTTTACCCTCGGAAGGGTGCCATAATCCCCGGGGCTGATGCCGACCTCATCGTCGTGGACCTGAACGCAGAGTTCAAGATCAAGGGCGATGATCTTTACTCGAAGCAGAAGGTCACATCTTTTGAGGGTTACAAAGGGAAAGGTATACCCGTTACAACAATTGTTCGGGGAGAGATCATCATGGAGGAGGGCAGTATCATTGGCAGGCCAGGCTACGGTAAATACCAACGACCAAAACACCCGCGCTCTGGAAGAGAATAG
- a CDS encoding TatD family hydrolase yields the protein MSIVVREDAGTIRLVDTHAHLSNLEDRKGVIERARAVGIDAIIAVGGNLETSRATLGWASDYKGYVYPAFGIHPMEWMVADTEKTIRFIIEHIDQCVAVGEIGLDYWYRGAKKSEDAREQQRKIYIKLLQIALEHEKPALVHGRGAWDDALTLASEHGPSRIIFHWFSGPLEVLHKVLDSGYFISATPAAEFSRDHRAALAEAPLERIVIETDSPVSYHGKRAEPADILLTLRALSELKGISEEDVAEVTSRNAKRFFCI from the coding sequence ATGAGTATAGTTGTGAGAGAGGATGCGGGTACCATCAGGCTTGTGGACACCCATGCTCATCTCAGTAACCTAGAAGACCGGAAGGGAGTTATTGAGAGAGCGAGGGCAGTCGGTATCGATGCCATTATCGCTGTCGGTGGAAACCTAGAGACATCGCGAGCGACCCTTGGATGGGCTAGCGATTATAAGGGATACGTGTATCCCGCTTTTGGCATTCACCCGATGGAGTGGATGGTCGCAGACACTGAGAAGACTATTAGGTTTATCATTGAGCACATTGACCAATGTGTAGCCGTAGGAGAGATTGGTCTAGATTATTGGTACCGAGGGGCAAAAAAGAGTGAGGATGCAAGAGAACAACAACGGAAAATCTATATTAAACTGCTTCAGATTGCATTGGAGCACGAAAAACCAGCCTTGGTACACGGGAGGGGAGCATGGGATGATGCCTTAACCCTCGCAAGCGAGCATGGACCCAGCCGGATTATATTCCACTGGTTCAGCGGGCCCCTAGAGGTTCTACATAAGGTCTTGGATTCGGGTTATTTTATATCGGCTACTCCCGCAGCGGAGTTCAGTAGGGATCACAGGGCAGCTCTCGCCGAGGCGCCTCTTGAACGTATTGTCATCGAGACAGATTCTCCAGTCAGTTATCACGGGAAAAGGGCTGAACCCGCAGATATTTTGCTCACTCTGAGGGCATTATCAGAGCTAAAAGGGATATCCGAGGAAGATGTGGCCGAGGTTACTTCTCGTAATGCCAAG
- a CDS encoding D-aminoacylase, which translates to MEHQVFDLVIKSARIIDGSGNPWFKADIGVIGERIAKIGRIEDALYVIDAEGLLAVPGFIDTHSHSDLMLIAEPEAKQKIMQGITTEVVGQDGLGEAPISDETVDGWRRYLAGLNGDPEIEWSWRGFGEYLRALDKAKTSTNIAALVGHGNLRLLAMGMENRSPTQTELSTMKRILSESIAAGGFGLSTGLIYPPCVYANSAELTELCSVAANYGGIFVVHMRNEGDGLFDSIDEVAKIGVDARIHVHVSHFKVSGSKNWGKAGKAIAKINAHRNDGVEFTIDQYPYIAGSTFLSSLLPISAHEGGTDRMLERLRDPSEREQIRGLITESRGLNWGWQNILVTSMNSEKNKPYEGLNLREVSERRGEDPVETLFNIIMEEENAVTMVSFMMSEEDVRTVMRSPFQMVCTDGLVLRGKPHPRAYGSFPRVLGRYVKEGVIRLEDAIRKMTSLPAQTFGIRDRGLLKEGMFADVTIFDPDTIIDKGTYQDPIQFPEGIEYVLVNGSVTVENGVHTGKRAGKVLRHR; encoded by the coding sequence ATGGAACATCAGGTGTTTGATCTCGTCATAAAAAGCGCTAGAATTATTGATGGTTCAGGTAATCCCTGGTTTAAGGCTGACATTGGAGTTATTGGTGAAAGGATCGCAAAGATTGGGCGAATTGAGGATGCCCTTTATGTTATAGATGCTGAAGGGTTATTGGCTGTCCCAGGATTTATTGACACTCATAGCCATTCTGATCTGATGCTCATTGCAGAACCCGAGGCAAAGCAGAAAATCATGCAGGGCATTACCACAGAAGTCGTGGGTCAAGATGGACTCGGGGAGGCGCCAATCAGCGACGAGACTGTTGATGGCTGGAGAAGATACCTCGCGGGCCTCAACGGTGATCCTGAGATCGAGTGGAGTTGGAGAGGATTTGGGGAATATCTAAGAGCCCTTGACAAGGCCAAGACTTCAACCAATATAGCCGCCCTTGTAGGGCACGGCAACCTCCGCCTTCTAGCCATGGGAATGGAGAACAGATCACCCACACAGACCGAGTTATCCACAATGAAACGAATTCTGTCAGAATCAATTGCAGCAGGAGGTTTCGGCCTCAGCACCGGCCTCATCTACCCACCGTGTGTCTATGCTAACTCTGCCGAGTTAACCGAGCTCTGCTCTGTGGCAGCGAACTACGGCGGGATCTTTGTTGTGCACATGAGAAACGAGGGGGACGGTCTCTTCGACTCCATTGACGAGGTCGCTAAGATCGGGGTAGACGCCCGTATCCATGTTCATGTCAGTCACTTCAAGGTGAGCGGATCTAAGAACTGGGGGAAAGCGGGAAAGGCAATCGCCAAGATTAATGCACACCGGAATGATGGAGTCGAATTCACAATTGACCAGTATCCATACATAGCTGGGAGCACATTCCTCAGCAGTCTCCTGCCCATCTCAGCTCACGAGGGGGGCACAGATCGTATGCTAGAAAGGCTCCGAGACCCATCTGAGAGAGAGCAGATCAGGGGACTAATCACCGAGAGTCGGGGCCTCAACTGGGGTTGGCAAAATATCCTAGTCACATCGATGAACAGTGAGAAAAACAAGCCTTATGAAGGGCTTAACCTCAGGGAGGTCTCTGAGAGGAGGGGAGAGGACCCTGTTGAAACTCTATTCAACATCATCATGGAGGAGGAGAACGCGGTCACCATGGTGAGCTTCATGATGTCAGAGGAGGATGTCCGCACCGTGATGAGGAGCCCATTCCAAATGGTATGCACCGACGGGCTAGTTCTACGAGGTAAACCTCACCCAAGAGCCTACGGAAGTTTTCCCCGAGTCCTAGGGCGATATGTCAAAGAGGGCGTTATCCGACTTGAGGATGCGATACGGAAGATGACCTCCCTACCTGCCCAGACCTTCGGCATTCGTGATAGGGGGTTATTAAAGGAGGGGATGTTTGCCGACGTCACTATTTTCGACCCTGATACGATCATTGACAAAGGTACATACCAGGACCCGATCCAGTTCCCAGAGGGGATCGAATATGTTCTTGTAAACGGATCTGTCACCGTCGAAAATGGCGTACATACGGGAAAAAGAGCGGGAAAAGTGCTCAGACACCGCTGA